GCCGCCGGCGCGGTCCCAAAGTCAGTTTGCAATCGGGGAAAGAACAGTGGCCCTCAAGAACATCATCGGTATCGACCACGCCGTGGTCATGGTGAAGGACCTCGACAAGGCCGCGGAGAACTACCGGCAGCTCGGGTTCACCGTTTCCCCGCGCGGCACCCACAGCGCGCATATGGGCACCGGCAACTACACCATCATGTTCGACCCCGACTATATGGAGCTGCTCGGCGTGCTCGTGGCGACCGAGCAGAATGCGCCGGCGCGCACCTTCCTCGACAAGCAGGGCGAGGGCATTGAGCGCATTGCCTTCACCGCAGTCGATTCCGCGGCCGGCGCGGAGGAGATCCGCGCGCGGGGCCTGACACCGATCGGCCCGACCGATTTCGAGCGGCCGGTGACTCTGCCTGACGGCACGGTCTCGGCGGCAAGGTTTCGCACCTTCATGTGGCCGACCGCGGAAGCGCCGGGCGGCGTGCGCATCTTCGCCTGCCAGCACAAGACTCGCGAGACCGTGTGGATCCCTGACTTGATGAAGCATGCCAATGCGGCCAGGCGGATCAAGCAGACGCTGATCGCAACGCCTGAGCCCGCGAAGGAAGCCGCGCATCTCGGCCGGCTGATCGACCGCGAGCCGAAGGCAGAGGCGGACGGCGCGGTCACCGTGCCCTCCGGCGGCGATCGCGCCGACTTCGTCTATCTGACGCTGGACCAGCTCCGCGAACGCTTCCCCGGCGTGCCACTCGCAGGCCTCTCCGAACGTGGCGGCGCGGCGCTGGTGCTCGTGAGCGGCGATCTCGCGGCCACCGAGAAAGCGCTGGGATCGGTCGCAGTGCGCAGCGGAGCTGCGATCTGCGTGCCGCCGGCCAAGGCCAACGGCACCCTGCTCGCCTTCGTTGCCGGCTGATTTTAACTAATTCTTTAACAAGCGTTTACCCGGCAGGCCTAGGATTCCCAGGCATTTCACGCTGCCCGGGGTCAAGCGCATGTTCAAAGAGGGATCGCCGATCGCCTATGACGCGCCGGCCGAGCTGAAGAAATGGCCGTCGCTGAAGGGCGAGAGGCAGAAGGACCGAGGTCCGCCCTATCTCGTCTACAACGGCACGCTCGCCGACTGCGTGCGCGAGCTCATGGGCAAGCCGATCAAGGGCATCTCGCTCTACGACATCATGACGAGGCCGCAGGCCGCCTTCGATCAGACCGTGCTATCGCCCGGCGATGCCGCCGAGATCGCGATGCGCAAGGATTTCCCCCAGGACTGATACAAGGCCGAATTCAAGAACTATTTCAAGGCTCGCCTGCCGGGCGTCTTGCCCTGTTGCTTCGAGGAGGATTCCGTCGGCGCATCGAGGAAGACCACGGGTGTACCGCGCTTGACGTTCTCGCCGATCGCACGAACGTCCCAGTTGGTGAGCCTGACGCAGCCGTGAGAGGCGGACTTGCTGACCCTGTCGGGCTCGGCCGTTCCATGAATGCCGTAGCCCTGCGCCGACAGGCCGATCCAGTATGACCCCACCGGATTGTTCGGACCCGGCTTGACCTCGAACGGCTGCCGCGATTTGACACTGTCGAACCTGTACTCGGGATTGTAGTGATAGGTCGGCTTGTCGTTGGTCGAGGTGACCTTGAGCGTTCCTTGCGGCGTTGGACGGTCCGGGCTGCCGATGGATGCGGGATAGAACGCGACCAGACGATCGGTCGCGTCGAAGGCCCGCAGCGTTTCATTCTTCTTGTCGACCTCGAGCCGCGCAATGCGCGGCAGCTCTCGCCGTGCAGCAACGTTTGCAACGACGATCGTCTCCTCCGCCTTGTCGAAGGACTTTGCCGGATTGAGCGTGCGTAGCAGATCCGCGCTCATGTGGAATTTCTCGGCGAGCTCTTCGAGCGGGCTGGTGTAGCTCAGCGCCTTCAACGATTTCATGTCTTCCAGCTTCGCCGGCAATTCCTTGAGGAACGGCCCCTTCACGTCAGCGTCGGTGATTCTGTAATCGACGACGACAGGCCCCTCGCTCGCTGCGTTCAGCTTGTCCCAGAGCTCCGGCGTAATGGTCTTGTCTGAGACAATTCCGTTCTGCTCGGCGAACGCCTTGACCGCCTTCTGCGCGTTCTCGCCGAGCTTGCCGTCGATTTCGCCGGGCGAGAACTGCGCGCGATCGAGCAGGACCTGAAGCTTCACGACCGAGGCGTTGAGCTTGTCGGAGGGTGGGGACTTTGCGGGACGCGCCGCATCATTCACAGCGGATGCATCGAGATTGCCCGCGAGCGCCGGGCAGATGAACCACAGCGACATCACCGCGCCAAGCATCCATCGCATCATCATCGCTCGTTCCAATTCGCAAATCATGATCCCGCAGAACCGCGGGGAGTTCTGTTCGGGAACACCGTAGTAACACCGGAGGAACCGACGAGATCGCAGCTTTGCCGCAATCGGAAGGTTAAGAACTTCCTATCGCCGGTGCATCGCTGGCCGTTCATCCCACAGTTCGAAGGTTGTCCACGCAAATGCGATTTGTC
This genomic stretch from Bradyrhizobium sp. CCGB12 harbors:
- a CDS encoding VOC family protein — its product is MALKNIIGIDHAVVMVKDLDKAAENYRQLGFTVSPRGTHSAHMGTGNYTIMFDPDYMELLGVLVATEQNAPARTFLDKQGEGIERIAFTAVDSAAGAEEIRARGLTPIGPTDFERPVTLPDGTVSAARFRTFMWPTAEAPGGVRIFACQHKTRETVWIPDLMKHANAARRIKQTLIATPEPAKEAAHLGRLIDREPKAEADGAVTVPSGGDRADFVYLTLDQLRERFPGVPLAGLSERGGAALVLVSGDLAATEKALGSVAVRSGAAICVPPAKANGTLLAFVAG
- a CDS encoding L,D-transpeptidase, whose product is MMRWMLGAVMSLWFICPALAGNLDASAVNDAARPAKSPPSDKLNASVVKLQVLLDRAQFSPGEIDGKLGENAQKAVKAFAEQNGIVSDKTITPELWDKLNAASEGPVVVDYRITDADVKGPFLKELPAKLEDMKSLKALSYTSPLEELAEKFHMSADLLRTLNPAKSFDKAEETIVVANVAARRELPRIARLEVDKKNETLRAFDATDRLVAFYPASIGSPDRPTPQGTLKVTSTNDKPTYHYNPEYRFDSVKSRQPFEVKPGPNNPVGSYWIGLSAQGYGIHGTAEPDRVSKSASHGCVRLTNWDVRAIGENVKRGTPVVFLDAPTESSSKQQGKTPGRRALK